A region of the Kribbella sp. NBC_01245 genome:
TTCGCTCGCGCCATCGATATCGGCGGCTTCCATCAACGTGCCTGGGATGTTCTCCAGTCCGGCCATGAACATCACCACCTGATAGCCGAGCCCCTGCCAGATCCCCACGATCGCGAAGGCCGGGATGACGAACCGCGCGTCCTGCAACCAGTCCGGCGCGGGCAGTCCCACTTGCCGCAACGCGTTGTTCACCGGGCTGATCTCGGGGTTGAACAGCCACAGCCAGATCGCCCCGACGGCCACGGTCGAGGTGACCACCGGCGCGAAGTAGAAGATCCGGTAGAACGACTTCAACCGCCCGGCCCGTTGGAGCATGAGCGCGACCACCAGAGCCGCGAGCATCATCCCTGGCACCTGCAGGACCGTGAACCAGACCGTGTTGCGCACGGACGTCCGCAGTTGCGGATCGCTGAAGACGCGTTCGAAGTTGGCCAGCCCGGCGAACGACCTCGTACCGAAACCGTCCCAATGCGAGAAGCTCAGCACCACGGCGAAGATCAGCGGGCCCACCATGAACACGACCAGGCCGATCAGCTGCGGTGCGAGAAAGGCGTAGCCGGCCAGATTGCTCCTGCGCCCCTTCTTCATCACTTGGTGCCGTTGATCAGCTGAACCAACTTCTGGCTGAAGGACAGCGGGGTCTCCTTCCCCGCCTTCAGCAGCCGGTCCATCAGCAACGGCAGGTTGGTGGCGACCTCGGCGTTACCGGCGATGGCCAGCGGGATCGCATAACCCTTGCGAGCGATCTCGGTGAACAGCTTGCCGTGAGCCGGAAGGTTGCCTTCGGTCACCAATTCGTCGAGTCCGTTCACGGACGGGCAGGCGTTGCCACCGCCGGACAACCGGAACTTCTGGCCCTCCGAGCTGACGTAGTTGCCCAGGAACGCCAGTGCCGCCTCCTGGTTCTTCGCCTTCACGTTGACCGACATCGCCGCCGTCGCGACCGGCACCGGCATGATGTCCTTGCCGGACTCCGACGGCAGCGGCGCGATGTCGTACCCGAACTTGAGCTTCTTGAGGTTCGGCAGGATCCACCGCCCGTACTGGATCGTGGCCAGCTGACCGCTGTAGAACAACGCGTCCGCGCCCTGCCCCTTCGGCAGCGAACCACCGAACGTGATGTTGCCCGAGGCAAGCTGATCGAACAGCCAGGCCACCGCGGTCTGCGCCTTCGGGTCGGTGTCGAACACGGCCTTGCCGTCGGTGTCGATCGCGGTGCCACCGAAAGTCGTGATCCACGACATCAGGTCGAACCAGCCGGCCTCCAGGACCATGCCGCGCTTACCGGTGGCACGCACCTTGTCCAGCAACGACGTCAGCGCGTCCTGCGTCCAAGTCCCGGCCTCGAACATCTGCGCCGGCGTCTGCGTCACCCCGGCCTTGGCCAGTACGTCACTGTTGAACCAGAAGACCTTCGGGTTGCAGTCCACCGGTACGCCGTACAGGCCCTCGCCGCCCTTCGGCCGGCACCACTGCATCAGGCCCGGGAAGAAGTCGGCCTCCTTGACCGGGCTGTCGGCGGCGTTCAGGTAGGAGGTCAGATCCACCAGCTGCTTGGACCCGACGAGCTTCGCCATCTGCCCGTCGCCGACGTAGAACGCATCCGGCGCGGCGGCGCCCGCGAGCTGGCTCAGCAGCTTGGCCTGATAGTCGCCGACAACGGTCTGATACGTGATCTTGGCACCCGACGACTGCTCGTAGGACTTCGAGTACTCCTTGAACCGGATGGCCTCACCCGGGTTCGCCCACGAGGCCCAGGTCACGGCCCCCTTGCTGCTCGCGCCCGGACCACCACTGGAGCCACTGCCACACCCGGCCAGCACCGTGCTGCCGCCGGCGATCGCAAGGGCGCTCGTGCTGAGGAACCGGCGCCTCGACATCGCAGGCCTGAAGAGTTCAGTCATGTCTTCCTCCATAGCTGTTCGCCGCCGTCGGTGGCCCCGCCGGCGGATCGGTTCAGACGATCCAGGCGGTGGTGTCGGCCGGCAGCCGGCCTTCGTCCAGCGGTCCACTCGCGAGTACGACGGACCCGGCCGGCAGCTCCACCGGCTCAGTGCCGAAGTTGGTGACCGACCGCCAGCCACCAGGGCGGACCAGGTGCAGCACAGACGGGCCGGCGTCGATCCACTCCAACGTCTCGGCATCCTGCAGCCGGCGGCGATGCTCCAGCGCTTGCCGGTAGAGGTTCAGCGTCGACTCCGGAGCGCCCTCCTGCTCCGCGACGGCGTACGAGCCGAACCAGGCCGGCTGCGGCAAGTGCGCGCCCGCCGGGCCGAACCCGAACGACGTACCGTCCGAAGTCCACGGGATCGGCACGCGACATCCATCGCGCCCCTTCTCCGCACCGGCCGACCGCTGGAACGCCGGGTCCTGCAACACCTCGGCGGGCAACTCCCCCACCTCGGGCAGGCCGAGCTCTTCCCCTTGATAGAGGTACGCCGAGCCCGGCAGCGCCAGCATCAGCAGTACGGCGGCTCGCGCCCGTCGCAGGCCGAGTTCGGTATCGACAGCAGGCGTGGCGCCGTTGGTGAGTAGCCAGGCCTTGCCGTCTTGCCAGTCGCCATCGGCCCGTTGCGGCAGGCCGTACCGGGTCGTATGGCGGACCACGTCGTGGTTGGAGAAGACCCAGGTGGACGAGGCACCGGAGGCATCCGCCTCGGCGAGGTTCCCGGTGATGACGGCACGGAACTTCGCCGGGTCCCAATCGGCCTGCAGCAGGTCGAAGTTGAACGCCTGCCCCAGGCCCTCGGGGCTCGCGTACCGCGCGCGCCGCGTCGCCGGTACGAAGGTCTCGGCCACCGCGGTGCGCGGCGGGTCGTACTCGTTGAAGACCTGGCGCCATTCGGCATAGATCTCGTGGACGCCGTCCTGGTCCCAGAGCGGGTGGGAGCCCGGCGGCAGCGCCGGGTCCTCCAGCGACGCCCAATCCGGAAGGGGCTCGGCGAGGTCCTTCACCAAGGCATGCGCGACGTCGACGCGGAAACCGTCCACGCCACGGTCGGACCAGAATCGCAAGGTGGTGAGGAAGTCGTCGCGTACCTCGCGGTTGTCCCAGTTCAGATCGGGCTGCTCGGGGGCGAACATGTGCAGGTACCACTGGCCGTCCGGGACGCGGGTCCAGGCCGGTCCGCCGAACACGGACTGCCAGTCCGACGGCGGCAGCGAACCGTCCGGGCCGAGGCCGTCGCGGAAGACGTACCGCTGCCGGGCGGCCGAACCGGCTGGTGATTCGAGTGCCTCGCGGAACCAGGCGTGCCGGTTCGACGAGTGGTTCGGCACGATGTCGACGATCAGCTTGATCCCCGCTTCGTGCAGGGCGGTCGCGAGGTCGTCGAAGTCCGCCAGCGAGCCGAGCCGGGGATCGACGTCACGGTAGTCGTCGACGTCATAGCCGCCGTCGGCCAGCGCCGAGGGATAGAAGGGGCTGAGCCACACCGCGTCCACGCCCAGCGACGACAGGTACGGCACGCGGGACACGATGCCGCGCAGATCGCCCAGTCCGTCGCCGTCGGAGTCGGCGAAGCTGCGCGGATAGACCTGGTACACAACGGCCTGCCGCCACCAGTGCGGGTCGGGCAGCACGTCTGCCGGGTCGAACGGAGTGAGGGTGTCGGTCATTCGCAACGGAGGTTTCCTTCATTTATATAGACTCTAAATTTAGATTCCGGAGTATTCTGCTCATGGAACGACGAGAGGGTCAATGGCTCATGGGGGACGTTGTGGGTGCCACTCCGCCGCTGCTGCGGCGCGTCAATGCCGGCAAGGTGCTGTCAGTGCTGTCC
Encoded here:
- a CDS encoding carbohydrate ABC transporter permease: MKKGRRSNLAGYAFLAPQLIGLVVFMVGPLIFAVVLSFSHWDGFGTRSFAGLANFERVFSDPQLRTSVRNTVWFTVLQVPGMMLAALVVALMLQRAGRLKSFYRIFYFAPVVTSTVAVGAIWLWLFNPEISPVNNALRQVGLPAPDWLQDARFVIPAFAIVGIWQGLGYQVVMFMAGLENIPGTLMEAADIDGASEWQKLRRITLPLLSPTILFLSITSVIGSFQVFDYIYVFMDTTAPEPARTIVYEIVQIAFREFDFGVASALAACLFLALLALTGLQLAAQKRWVHYTE
- a CDS encoding glycoside hydrolase family 13 protein, translating into MTDTLTPFDPADVLPDPHWWRQAVVYQVYPRSFADSDGDGLGDLRGIVSRVPYLSSLGVDAVWLSPFYPSALADGGYDVDDYRDVDPRLGSLADFDDLATALHEAGIKLIVDIVPNHSSNRHAWFREALESPAGSAARQRYVFRDGLGPDGSLPPSDWQSVFGGPAWTRVPDGQWYLHMFAPEQPDLNWDNREVRDDFLTTLRFWSDRGVDGFRVDVAHALVKDLAEPLPDWASLEDPALPPGSHPLWDQDGVHEIYAEWRQVFNEYDPPRTAVAETFVPATRRARYASPEGLGQAFNFDLLQADWDPAKFRAVITGNLAEADASGASSTWVFSNHDVVRHTTRYGLPQRADGDWQDGKAWLLTNGATPAVDTELGLRRARAAVLLMLALPGSAYLYQGEELGLPEVGELPAEVLQDPAFQRSAGAEKGRDGCRVPIPWTSDGTSFGFGPAGAHLPQPAWFGSYAVAEQEGAPESTLNLYRQALEHRRRLQDAETLEWIDAGPSVLHLVRPGGWRSVTNFGTEPVELPAGSVVLASGPLDEGRLPADTTAWIV
- a CDS encoding ABC transporter substrate-binding protein, encoding MTELFRPAMSRRRFLSTSALAIAGGSTVLAGCGSGSSGGPGASSKGAVTWASWANPGEAIRFKEYSKSYEQSSGAKITYQTVVGDYQAKLLSQLAGAAAPDAFYVGDGQMAKLVGSKQLVDLTSYLNAADSPVKEADFFPGLMQWCRPKGGEGLYGVPVDCNPKVFWFNSDVLAKAGVTQTPAQMFEAGTWTQDALTSLLDKVRATGKRGMVLEAGWFDLMSWITTFGGTAIDTDGKAVFDTDPKAQTAVAWLFDQLASGNITFGGSLPKGQGADALFYSGQLATIQYGRWILPNLKKLKFGYDIAPLPSESGKDIMPVPVATAAMSVNVKAKNQEAALAFLGNYVSSEGQKFRLSGGGNACPSVNGLDELVTEGNLPAHGKLFTEIARKGYAIPLAIAGNAEVATNLPLLMDRLLKAGKETPLSFSQKLVQLINGTK